Proteins from a genomic interval of Desulfatiglans sp.:
- the rnk gene encoding nucleoside diphosphate kinase regulator, with amino-acid sequence MENKIYITEKDIERLEPVLDAALQKNSQQRENIERLLDDLDRADIVDDIDVPDDVVIMNSEVTVIDLDSKQQMTFALVFPENADLDDKKISILAPVGSAVLGYRVGDIVEWRVPLCKKRLKIDSVIQRPETLNGKKKKK; translated from the coding sequence ATGGAAAACAAAATATATATCACTGAAAAAGACATAGAGAGACTTGAACCTGTTCTGGATGCAGCACTCCAGAAAAACAGCCAGCAGAGGGAAAACATTGAAAGGCTCCTGGATGACCTGGACAGGGCAGATATTGTGGATGATATCGATGTGCCTGATGATGTTGTGATCATGAATTCCGAGGTAACTGTTATTGACCTTGATTCAAAACAGCAGATGACATTTGCACTAGTATTCCCTGAGAATGCAGACCTTGATGACAAAAAAATCTCCATACTGGCGCCGGTCGGCTCAGCAGTCCTGGGTTACAGGGTTGGTGACATAGTTGAATGGAGAGTGCCATTATGCAAAAAACGGTTGAAGATTGACAGTGTCATCCAACGCCCTGAAACATTAAATGGGAAAAAGAAAAAAAAATGA
- the queG gene encoding tRNA epoxyqueuosine(34) reductase QueG, whose product MIERLRARAFELGFIATGFSRPVRPLFFDEYRSWASSGRNGGMLWMQRNMGIREDPTKLLSGCRTIISLACPYPAEKPATEEGYTLARYSTPLLDDYHTRLKSKCRELSKYIEEIYEGAVSRILVDSAPILERSYAFSGGIGFIGKNNMLIIPGYGSYFYLAEILTTALVDFPATAPNANLCGSCTACIDACQTGALKGANDFNSSLCLSYLTIESEELINPSMGKLMNRCFLGCDICQEVCPFNKSKPATKCMPSVKNFMDMADDEFLQIYGKTALSRPGLKRIRANIKALCESG is encoded by the coding sequence ATGATTGAAAGATTAAGAGCCAGGGCCTTTGAGCTGGGCTTTATTGCCACAGGTTTTTCAAGACCTGTAAGGCCATTGTTTTTTGATGAATACAGGAGTTGGGCGAGCTCAGGCAGAAATGGCGGCATGCTGTGGATGCAAAGGAACATGGGGATTCGGGAAGACCCCACAAAGCTTTTAAGTGGTTGCAGAACAATAATCTCTCTTGCCTGCCCGTACCCTGCTGAAAAACCTGCAACCGAAGAGGGCTATACCCTAGCAAGGTACAGCACCCCGCTTCTGGATGACTACCACACACGTCTTAAGTCAAAATGCAGGGAGCTTTCCAAATATATTGAAGAGATTTATGAAGGTGCAGTATCAAGGATACTGGTTGATTCAGCCCCCATACTTGAGCGTAGTTATGCCTTTTCGGGCGGCATAGGCTTTATCGGCAAAAATAACATGCTAATTATCCCCGGTTATGGTTCATATTTTTATCTTGCAGAGATTCTTACCACCGCACTGGTTGATTTTCCTGCAACAGCCCCCAATGCAAACCTCTGCGGTTCATGCACTGCATGCATAGATGCCTGCCAAACAGGGGCGCTTAAAGGGGCAAATGATTTTAATTCATCACTCTGTCTCTCATATCTGACCATTGAATCCGAAGAGTTGATAAACCCTTCTATGGGAAAGTTGATGAACAGGTGTTTTTTAGGGTGCGATATTTGTCAGGAGGTTTGTCCATTTAATAAGAGCAAACCAGCTACAAAATGTATGCCTTCAGTTAAAAATTTTATGGATATGGCAGATGATGAATTTTTACAAATCTATGGAAAGACAGCCCTTTCACGGCCAGGGCTTAAAAGGATCAGGGCAAACATAAAGGCTCTTTGCGAATCGGGCTAA
- the map gene encoding type I methionyl aminopeptidase codes for MRTGRNDFCPCGSGLKYKKCCLKKDPSGPEDQKSLYYKKYGIKIKTEKDIEAMRLAGKLAVETLELVKGYIKPGMKTDDINTLVHEFTIKNGAISAPLNYRGYPKSVCISINEVICHGIPGERKLTDGDIVNIDVTPILNGYYADANMTFLVGNVSADARKIVNVARESLKAGMTMIKPGNAIGDIGWAIQQYAEREGCSVVRDFVGHGVGIDFHEAPQIPHYGRKGQGLKLLPGMTFTVEPMINLGKKELHILSDKWTAVTDDNSLSAQFEQTFLVTEEGYESLTPFDLDTPF; via the coding sequence ATGAGAACAGGTCGTAATGATTTCTGTCCATGCGGGAGCGGGTTAAAATATAAAAAATGCTGTCTGAAAAAGGATCCTTCAGGCCCAGAAGATCAAAAGAGCCTCTACTATAAAAAATACGGGATCAAGATAAAGACCGAGAAGGATATCGAGGCCATGAGGCTTGCTGGTAAGCTCGCTGTCGAGACCCTTGAGCTTGTAAAAGGATACATTAAGCCAGGCATGAAGACTGATGATATAAATACGCTTGTCCATGAATTTACCATTAAAAACGGGGCAATCTCTGCACCATTAAACTACAGAGGATATCCGAAAAGCGTATGTATCTCCATCAATGAGGTGATTTGCCACGGCATCCCCGGTGAAAGAAAGCTAACGGACGGTGATATAGTAAATATAGATGTAACCCCGATCTTAAACGGCTATTATGCGGATGCCAACATGACCTTTCTGGTTGGAAACGTCTCAGCAGACGCAAGAAAGATAGTCAATGTGGCAAGGGAGAGCCTTAAGGCAGGCATGACAATGATAAAACCCGGGAATGCTATCGGTGATATTGGCTGGGCAATTCAGCAGTATGCAGAACGGGAGGGCTGCTCGGTTGTCCGTGATTTTGTCGGGCATGGTGTGGGCATAGATTTTCATGAGGCGCCCCAGATACCCCATTACGGAAGAAAAGGGCAGGGGCTTAAGCTTTTACCGGGTATGACCTTTACGGTTGAGCCCATGATCAACCTGGGTAAAAAAGAGCTGCATATCCTCTCTGATAAATGGACCGCTGTAACTGATGACAATTCACTCTCTGCCCAGTTTGAGCAGACCTTTCTTGTGACAGAAGAGGGGTATGAAAGCCTTACCCCATTTGACCTTGATACCCCTTTTTAA
- a CDS encoding sigma 54-interacting transcriptional regulator yields the protein MEKKNLKTKKEGKNKDILNRVSYHLEERVKELNCLYNISELFEKPGTKLDDVLQGTVNAIPAAWQYPEITCARIILGKRHYMSASFTETEWRLSKEFAAGQKEKGILEIYYYEEKPPSFHGPFIREEVKLAEVIAEKISKIVMTKLAEKSLQESEELYRITAQHISDGLALVRGEKIIFANTAFIELFGLAVKKNLKPDNISDIVKKGVIRFDKNIFISDAGYSDIEKKFATRCVTADGKEFWIEGERVSIWFKGKRAILITVRDCTERMNREKSIKEEAEALRQENIHLRSSMKERYRFRDIIGKSLAMQGVYELILKASATDNNVTILGESGTGKELVARAIHDLSSRHEKEFVTVNCGAIPENLLESEFFGHKKGSFTGAYSDKMGYLDIADHGTLFLDELGELSLNMQIKLLRAIDGKDYMPVGSNRSKKSNFRVIAATNRNLTELIKKGDMREDFFYRIHVIPIKLPPLRDRLEDIPLLVDHFLTLFTVGGKKPAIPSKVMDSMVNYAWPGNIRELQNVIRRYLSVGRWDFTKSADTAQAIEDKSYNMAGETLEEIEKNTIKKILEQNQWNRSISAQSLGISRRALFRKIKRYELI from the coding sequence ATGGAAAAAAAGAATTTAAAGACAAAAAAGGAAGGGAAAAATAAAGATATACTCAACAGGGTATCATATCACCTTGAGGAGAGGGTCAAGGAGTTGAACTGCCTGTATAATATCTCCGAGCTGTTTGAAAAGCCGGGGACAAAGCTTGATGATGTGCTTCAGGGTACAGTCAATGCCATCCCTGCTGCCTGGCAGTACCCTGAGATCACCTGCGCCAGGATCATCCTGGGAAAACGCCACTATATGAGCGCCAGTTTTACAGAGACCGAGTGGAGGCTTTCAAAGGAATTTGCCGCCGGTCAAAAAGAAAAAGGAATCCTTGAAATATACTATTATGAAGAGAAGCCGCCCTCTTTTCATGGCCCCTTTATCAGGGAAGAGGTAAAACTGGCTGAGGTAATAGCGGAAAAGATCAGTAAAATAGTTATGACAAAACTGGCTGAGAAATCATTGCAGGAGAGCGAGGAGCTCTATCGGATCACTGCCCAGCACATAAGTGACGGGTTGGCCCTTGTGCGTGGAGAGAAAATAATTTTTGCAAACACTGCCTTTATTGAATTGTTTGGCCTTGCGGTAAAAAAGAATCTGAAACCGGATAATATCAGTGATATTGTTAAAAAAGGGGTTATCCGGTTTGATAAAAATATATTTATATCTGATGCCGGCTACTCAGATATTGAAAAAAAATTTGCCACCAGGTGTGTTACAGCAGATGGAAAGGAATTCTGGATAGAGGGAGAGCGGGTTTCAATATGGTTCAAGGGAAAGAGGGCCATCCTTATCACAGTACGGGATTGCACAGAGAGGATGAACCGCGAGAAATCAATAAAAGAGGAGGCGGAGGCACTGAGGCAGGAAAATATCCATCTGAGATCATCCATGAAGGAGCGTTACAGATTCAGGGATATCATCGGTAAAAGCCTTGCCATGCAGGGGGTGTATGAACTAATACTAAAGGCCTCTGCAACAGACAATAACGTGACCATACTTGGTGAATCAGGGACAGGAAAAGAGTTGGTAGCAAGGGCTATCCACGATTTGAGTTCCAGACATGAAAAGGAGTTTGTTACTGTCAACTGCGGCGCAATACCGGAAAACCTTCTTGAGAGCGAATTCTTCGGCCACAAAAAAGGTTCGTTTACAGGGGCCTATTCCGATAAAATGGGATATCTTGATATTGCAGACCATGGCACACTTTTCCTTGATGAACTGGGAGAACTCTCCCTCAATATGCAGATCAAACTTTTACGCGCCATTGATGGTAAAGACTATATGCCTGTCGGCAGCAACCGGTCTAAAAAATCCAACTTCCGCGTTATTGCTGCCACCAATAGAAACCTTACAGAGCTTATTAAAAAAGGTGATATGCGCGAAGATTTTTTTTACCGCATTCATGTTATCCCGATAAAACTGCCGCCTTTAAGAGATAGGCTGGAGGATATCCCTCTACTGGTTGACCACTTTCTTACACTATTCACAGTGGGTGGAAAAAAACCGGCCATCCCTTCAAAGGTAATGGACTCAATGGTGAATTATGCATGGCCCGGGAATATCAGGGAATTGCAGAATGTAATACGGCGCTATCTGAGTGTTGGCCGCTGGGATTTCACGAAGAGTGCCGACACTGCTCAGGCAATTGAGGACAAAAGCTATAATATGGCCGGGGAGACCCTGGAAGAGATTGAAAAAAACACCATAAAAAAGATCCTTGAGCAAAATCAGTGGAACAGGAGCATCTCCGCACAGTCGCTCGGTATCTCCAGAAGGGCTCTCTTTAGAAAAATAAAAAGGTACGAGCTAATATAG
- a CDS encoding AmpG family muropeptide MFS transporter, with the protein MLVSLIMGFSCGVPLLLTMGVMQAWMKDENIDLTLIGLVNLVQVPYTWKFIWAPIVDRYRLPLLGRRRGWLLISQVCLMLSIIGLGFSNPGNKLILMMFTAMLVAFFSATQDIVVDAYRREDLPDEELGLGSSLYMSGYRFGNMLASGGGLIMADYMSWPAVYSIMALCMLIGIITTLFTPEPETAAGTPTTLKAAVIDPFVEYFKRSGAIWMLAFILLYKVGDMMASAITTPFYMDIGFSKTEIGTVVKLFGVWAIIAGAIIGGTTIVKLGINRSLWIFGFLQAISTAGFAILARVGHNIFALSGVIAFENLSMGMGTAAFLAFMAYITDKRFTATQYALLSSLMAVPRVIISAPTGYLAKVMGWESFFILCTLIAIPGMLLLLKFAPWNEDK; encoded by the coding sequence ATGCTTGTTTCGCTTATCATGGGATTTTCATGCGGTGTTCCTCTTCTTTTGACTATGGGCGTTATGCAGGCATGGATGAAGGATGAAAATATCGACCTTACACTGATTGGCCTTGTAAATCTCGTACAGGTTCCCTATACATGGAAATTCATCTGGGCGCCAATAGTTGACAGGTACCGCCTTCCGCTCCTGGGAAGAAGGAGGGGGTGGCTCCTGATATCACAGGTGTGCCTGATGCTCTCCATTATCGGGCTTGGTTTTTCAAATCCTGGTAATAAGCTGATCCTGATGATGTTTACAGCAATGCTTGTGGCCTTTTTCAGCGCCACTCAGGATATTGTTGTTGATGCATACAGAAGAGAGGATCTTCCTGATGAAGAGCTTGGACTCGGGTCATCTCTCTATATGTCAGGCTACCGGTTTGGAAACATGCTTGCATCAGGCGGGGGTCTTATCATGGCCGACTACATGTCATGGCCGGCAGTCTATTCTATTATGGCGCTCTGTATGCTTATCGGCATCATTACAACCCTTTTTACCCCTGAACCAGAAACTGCCGCTGGAACACCGACCACATTAAAGGCTGCGGTTATTGATCCCTTTGTTGAGTATTTTAAACGCAGCGGGGCCATATGGATGCTTGCCTTCATCCTCCTCTACAAGGTTGGAGACATGATGGCGAGCGCTATAACAACACCATTTTACATGGATATAGGTTTTTCCAAGACAGAAATAGGTACGGTGGTAAAACTTTTTGGCGTATGGGCAATAATTGCCGGTGCTATTATCGGCGGCACAACCATTGTAAAGCTTGGTATTAACAGGAGTCTCTGGATATTCGGTTTTCTGCAGGCCATCTCAACTGCGGGTTTTGCAATACTGGCAAGGGTCGGGCACAATATATTTGCACTTTCAGGGGTTATTGCCTTTGAAAACCTGTCAATGGGTATGGGTACAGCGGCTTTTCTGGCCTTTATGGCCTATATTACAGATAAAAGGTTTACAGCCACCCAGTATGCCCTTCTCTCAAGCCTTATGGCTGTACCCCGTGTTATTATCTCTGCACCAACCGGTTACCTTGCAAAGGTCATGGGCTGGGAATCATTTTTTATCTTATGCACCCTGATTGCTATCCCGGGGATGCTCCTGCTCCTGAAATTTGCCCCATGGAATGAAGATAAATAG
- a CDS encoding response regulator yields the protein MKILVVENDDSPGISVGELLTGWGYEVLRCISGNDALKAFKKKPCDLVIMEINLPDIKGEDLISKLKESSADSLIVAMTGKNSREMESRIRKRGILYYMVRPIVAEDLRSLLDFISVKEQTGSKDFFYNI from the coding sequence ATGAAGATACTTGTTGTTGAAAATGATGACTCTCCCGGTATTTCAGTCGGCGAACTGCTTACAGGATGGGGATACGAGGTATTACGCTGCATCAGTGGCAATGATGCATTAAAAGCCTTTAAAAAAAAGCCCTGTGACCTTGTTATTATGGAGATCAATCTTCCTGACATAAAGGGAGAGGACCTGATTTCAAAATTAAAAGAGAGTTCTGCTGACTCCCTGATAGTGGCAATGACAGGTAAGAACTCAAGGGAAATGGAATCCCGGATACGAAAAAGGGGCATACTGTATTATATGGTAAGACCAATCGTGGCTGAAGATTTGAGGTCTCTTTTGGATTTTATTTCTGTGAAAGAGCAAACAGGCAGCAAAGATTTTTTTTATAATATTTAA
- a CDS encoding peptidoglycan bridge formation glycyltransferase FemA/FemB family protein: MNIELIPKRSNELIPTDILYQTGYWGQVKKWLGWRPLAFDLALRDRFGDILVLTKDIGSNISAAYIPQGPEHGPEPEKYGLFLEELSEKLLRHLGTETAFIRYDLPWSDQYYEQEGNHSSENVFINRPESRLRELRMNYGTTRWNIRKAAFDLTVADTVLVDLTEDTERIYARMKSKTRYNTGLSKRKGVRVFKASILKLAEFYELYRQTAERNRFTVCDYNKFYALFMALDCDPHSPEIYFLLAEHEGDILAGAIVAISGTTATYLFGASANHKRNLMASYAVQWDAILLAKSRGCLTYDMGAIPPSNDPKHPFYGMYRFKSGFGGYIVHRAGTWDYPVKGAEYKRFRSIETMDQVKGF, encoded by the coding sequence ATGAATATAGAATTAATACCAAAAAGATCAAATGAACTTATCCCCACTGATATACTCTATCAGACAGGTTACTGGGGTCAGGTAAAAAAATGGCTGGGGTGGAGGCCCCTAGCCTTTGATCTTGCCCTCCGTGACAGGTTCGGGGATATCCTTGTTCTCACAAAGGATATAGGCAGCAATATATCTGCCGCCTATATCCCGCAGGGGCCTGAGCATGGCCCTGAACCGGAAAAATATGGCCTGTTTCTGGAAGAGCTGTCAGAGAAATTATTAAGGCACCTGGGCACTGAAACAGCCTTTATACGATATGATCTTCCATGGTCTGACCAATATTATGAGCAGGAAGGCAACCATTCGTCAGAGAATGTTTTTATTAACCGCCCTGAATCAAGACTCCGCGAACTGAGGATGAACTATGGGACAACAAGGTGGAACATCAGAAAGGCTGCATTTGATCTGACAGTAGCTGATACAGTACTTGTAGACCTCACAGAGGATACAGAGCGGATCTATGCCAGGATGAAAAGCAAAACCAGATATAATACAGGTCTTTCAAAAAGAAAGGGGGTAAGGGTTTTTAAGGCATCCATATTAAAGCTCGCAGAATTTTATGAACTCTATAGACAGACGGCTGAAAGAAACAGGTTTACTGTATGTGATTACAACAAATTTTATGCCCTGTTTATGGCCCTTGATTGTGACCCGCACTCACCTGAGATCTACTTTCTTTTAGCTGAACATGAAGGTGACATACTTGCAGGGGCCATAGTGGCCATCTCAGGCACAACAGCAACCTATCTGTTTGGGGCATCTGCAAATCATAAACGGAACCTGATGGCCTCATATGCTGTTCAGTGGGATGCAATTCTTCTCGCCAAATCAAGGGGGTGCCTTACTTATGATATGGGCGCAATTCCTCCTTCGAATGATCCCAAACATCCATTTTACGGGATGTACAGATTTAAATCGGGTTTTGGCGGATATATTGTTCACAGGGCCGGAACATGGGATTACCCGGTGAAAGGAGCTGAATATAAGCGTTTCAGGAGTATCGAAACAATGGATCAGGTAAAGGGTTTTTAA